A DNA window from Vigna angularis cultivar LongXiaoDou No.4 chromosome 1, ASM1680809v1, whole genome shotgun sequence contains the following coding sequences:
- the LOC108346853 gene encoding isovalerate--CoA ligase AAE2 isoform X1 yields MFWTRSIRLFRSPRVFLSHCHSRKFCSFSQDNDPGSWESMEGLSRCSANFVPLSPITFLERAAKVCRDRTSVVYGSLQYNWGETHQRCLKLASALTHLGISRGDVVATLLPNVPAMYEVHFAVPMAGAILCTLNSRLDAAMVSVLLEHSQAKVLFVDYQLLEVARGALNLLGKKPRELPILVLVTDSDCPSTFDITSVSYEYERLLADGHSSFDIVRPHSELDPISINYTSGTTSRPKGVVYSHRGAYLNSLATVLLFRMDLFPVYLWSVPMFHCNGWCLPWGVASQFGINICVRKVSPKDIFDNIAQHKVTHMGGAPTVLNMIVNSALTDRKPLNQKVVVMTGGSPPPPQILDKMEEIGFSISHLYGLTETYGPGTFCAWRPEWDLLPHEDRSKMKARQGVPHVALEEIDVKDPVSMEGVPSDGKTMGEVMFRGNTVMSGYFRDLKATEEAFKDGWFRSGDLAVKHSDGYIEIKDRLKDIIISGGENISSVEVETVLYSHPAILEAAVVARPDDHWGQTPCAFVKLKEGFDVNAEAIINFCREHLPHYMAPKAVVFQDIPKTSTGKIQKYVLRKKAEALGSLSRSHGCDKL; encoded by the exons ATGTTCTGGACTCGTTCTATCAGACTTTTCAGATCACCTCGCGTCTTCTTATCTCACTGTCATTCGCGTAAATTTTGCAGCTTTTCGCAGGACAATGATCCGGGTTCGTGGGAATCGATGGAGGGTCTTTCTCGTTGCTCTGCGAATTTTGTTCCTTTATCTCCCATCACCTTCCTAGAGCGAGCAGCCAAGGTCTGCAGAGACAGAACCTCGGTCGTGTATGGATCTCTGCAGTATAACTGGGGCGAAACCCATCAACGCTGTTTGAAACTCGCTTCTGCTTTGACCCACTTGGGAATTTCTCGCGGGGATGTG GTTGCCACTTTATTACCCAATGTCCCTGCTATGTACGAGGTACATTTTGCTGTTCCAATGGCTGGAGCCATTCTATGCACCCTTAACTCACGCTTAGATGCAGCTATGGTTTCAGTCCTTTTGGAGCATTCACAAGCAAAGGTCCTTTTTGTAGACTACCAACTTCTTGAAGTCGCTAGGGGAGCTCTGAACTTGCTAGGCAAAAAACCTAGAGAATTGCCGATTTTAGTTCTAGTTACCGACTCAGATTGTCCATCTACATTTGACATTACATCAGTTAGTTATGAGTATGAGCGGCTTCTGGCAGATGGGCACAGTAGTTTTGACATAGTGAGACCCCATAGTGAATTGGATCCTATAAGTATAAACTACACCTCAGGTACTACATCTAGGCCTAAAGGAGTTGTCTATAGTCACAGGGGTGCTTATCTTAATTCTCTAGCAACTGTTCTACTCTTCAGAATGGACCTTTTTCCTGTTTATCTTTGGAGTGTTCCAATGTTCCACTGCAATGGGTGGTGCTTACCTTGGGGAGTGGCATCACAATTTGGGATCAATATATGTGTTAGGAAGGTCTCTCCAAAAGACATTTTTGACAATATAGCTCAGCATAAGGTGACACACATGGGAGGAGCACCAACAGTGCTGAACATGATTGTGAACTCTGCATTGACCGACCGAAAACCACTCAATCAGAAAGTGGTGGTGATGACAGGAGGTTCACCTCCACCGCCACAGATCCTTGACAAGATGGAGGAGATTGGCTTTAGCATCTCTCACCTGTATGGCCTCACAGAAACGTATGGTCCAGGCACTTTCTGTGCTTGGAGACCTGAATGGGACTTGTTACCCCACGAAGATAGATCAAAGATGAAAGCCAGGCAGGGGGTGCCCCATGTGGCTTTGGAGGAAATTGATGTGAAAGATCCTGTCTCAATGGAAGGTGTTCCATCTGATGGAAAAACAATGGGAGAGGTAATGTTTAGAGGGAACACAGTGATGAGTGGATATTTTAGAGATTTGAAAGCAACGGAAGAAGCTTTCAAAGATGGGTGGTTTCGTAGTGGGGATCTAGCTGTGAAACACTCTGATGGTTACATAGAAATCAAGGACAGGTTGAAGGACATAATAATCTCTGGGGGAGAGAATATTAGCTCTGTTGAGGTAGAGACTGTTTTGTATAGCCATCCAGCAATTCTTGAAGCTGCAGTTGTTGCCAGGCCAGATGATCATTGGGGCCAAACTCCTTGTGCTTTTGTGAAGTTGAAAGAGGGTTTTGATGTAAATGCTGAAGCCATAATAAACTTTTGCAGGGAACATTTGCCGCATTACATGGCTCCTAAAGCAGTCGTTTTTCAAGACATTCCAAAAACTTCAACTGGGAAGATACAGAAGTATGTTCTGAGGAAGAAAGCCGAAGCTTTGGGCAGCCTTTCTAGATCCCATGGCTGTGATAAATTGTAG
- the LOC108346853 gene encoding isovalerate--CoA ligase AAE2 isoform X2 gives MYEVHFAVPMAGAILCTLNSRLDAAMVSVLLEHSQAKVLFVDYQLLEVARGALNLLGKKPRELPILVLVTDSDCPSTFDITSVSYEYERLLADGHSSFDIVRPHSELDPISINYTSGTTSRPKGVVYSHRGAYLNSLATVLLFRMDLFPVYLWSVPMFHCNGWCLPWGVASQFGINICVRKVSPKDIFDNIAQHKVTHMGGAPTVLNMIVNSALTDRKPLNQKVVVMTGGSPPPPQILDKMEEIGFSISHLYGLTETYGPGTFCAWRPEWDLLPHEDRSKMKARQGVPHVALEEIDVKDPVSMEGVPSDGKTMGEVMFRGNTVMSGYFRDLKATEEAFKDGWFRSGDLAVKHSDGYIEIKDRLKDIIISGGENISSVEVETVLYSHPAILEAAVVARPDDHWGQTPCAFVKLKEGFDVNAEAIINFCREHLPHYMAPKAVVFQDIPKTSTGKIQKYVLRKKAEALGSLSRSHGCDKL, from the coding sequence ATGTACGAGGTACATTTTGCTGTTCCAATGGCTGGAGCCATTCTATGCACCCTTAACTCACGCTTAGATGCAGCTATGGTTTCAGTCCTTTTGGAGCATTCACAAGCAAAGGTCCTTTTTGTAGACTACCAACTTCTTGAAGTCGCTAGGGGAGCTCTGAACTTGCTAGGCAAAAAACCTAGAGAATTGCCGATTTTAGTTCTAGTTACCGACTCAGATTGTCCATCTACATTTGACATTACATCAGTTAGTTATGAGTATGAGCGGCTTCTGGCAGATGGGCACAGTAGTTTTGACATAGTGAGACCCCATAGTGAATTGGATCCTATAAGTATAAACTACACCTCAGGTACTACATCTAGGCCTAAAGGAGTTGTCTATAGTCACAGGGGTGCTTATCTTAATTCTCTAGCAACTGTTCTACTCTTCAGAATGGACCTTTTTCCTGTTTATCTTTGGAGTGTTCCAATGTTCCACTGCAATGGGTGGTGCTTACCTTGGGGAGTGGCATCACAATTTGGGATCAATATATGTGTTAGGAAGGTCTCTCCAAAAGACATTTTTGACAATATAGCTCAGCATAAGGTGACACACATGGGAGGAGCACCAACAGTGCTGAACATGATTGTGAACTCTGCATTGACCGACCGAAAACCACTCAATCAGAAAGTGGTGGTGATGACAGGAGGTTCACCTCCACCGCCACAGATCCTTGACAAGATGGAGGAGATTGGCTTTAGCATCTCTCACCTGTATGGCCTCACAGAAACGTATGGTCCAGGCACTTTCTGTGCTTGGAGACCTGAATGGGACTTGTTACCCCACGAAGATAGATCAAAGATGAAAGCCAGGCAGGGGGTGCCCCATGTGGCTTTGGAGGAAATTGATGTGAAAGATCCTGTCTCAATGGAAGGTGTTCCATCTGATGGAAAAACAATGGGAGAGGTAATGTTTAGAGGGAACACAGTGATGAGTGGATATTTTAGAGATTTGAAAGCAACGGAAGAAGCTTTCAAAGATGGGTGGTTTCGTAGTGGGGATCTAGCTGTGAAACACTCTGATGGTTACATAGAAATCAAGGACAGGTTGAAGGACATAATAATCTCTGGGGGAGAGAATATTAGCTCTGTTGAGGTAGAGACTGTTTTGTATAGCCATCCAGCAATTCTTGAAGCTGCAGTTGTTGCCAGGCCAGATGATCATTGGGGCCAAACTCCTTGTGCTTTTGTGAAGTTGAAAGAGGGTTTTGATGTAAATGCTGAAGCCATAATAAACTTTTGCAGGGAACATTTGCCGCATTACATGGCTCCTAAAGCAGTCGTTTTTCAAGACATTCCAAAAACTTCAACTGGGAAGATACAGAAGTATGTTCTGAGGAAGAAAGCCGAAGCTTTGGGCAGCCTTTCTAGATCCCATGGCTGTGATAAATTGTAG